A window from Cryobacterium sp. SO1 encodes these proteins:
- a CDS encoding acetyltransferase — MGNCAEDIVGLKETNQSGSARVINLADAPGEKAAWDRPKAQVYLWAIVELLLVTNPWQISSSLRIRALRLFGAEIGDGVIFRPRTRVKFPWKLHIGDRSWIGEGVWFHNQDRIFIGSDVILSQETFLTTGSHAHRRDMALITRPISIGDGAWVTSRCIVLGGSDVGPSALIQPGTTVQGIVPENTIWGSTDKPGPLGTRFS, encoded by the coding sequence GTGGGCAATTGTGCGGAGGACATCGTGGGGCTCAAGGAAACGAACCAGTCGGGTAGTGCGCGGGTGATCAACTTGGCTGACGCGCCAGGCGAGAAGGCGGCGTGGGACAGACCGAAAGCGCAGGTCTACCTGTGGGCGATCGTCGAGCTCCTGCTGGTCACCAACCCCTGGCAAATCAGTTCATCGCTGCGGATCCGCGCCCTGCGCCTCTTCGGCGCGGAGATCGGCGACGGCGTCATCTTCCGGCCCCGCACCCGGGTCAAGTTTCCATGGAAACTGCACATCGGCGACCGCTCCTGGATCGGCGAAGGCGTGTGGTTCCACAACCAGGATCGCATCTTCATCGGCAGTGACGTCATCCTCTCCCAGGAGACATTTCTCACGACAGGAAGCCACGCCCACCGGCGAGACATGGCGCTGATCACCCGCCCGATCAGTATCGGAGACGGTGCCTGGGTGACGTCGCGGTGCATTGTGCTCGGCGGCAGTGACGTCGGCCCCTCGGCCCTCATCCAGCCGGGCACGACCGTGCAGGGCATCGTTCCGGAAAACACCATCTGGGGCAGCACTGACAAGCCGGGTCCCCTCGGCACCCGCTTCAGCTGA
- a CDS encoding glycosyltransferase has translation MRIAQVVTVVTPEGAYGGPVRVAVNQAKALIALGHEVTIFAGTRGFQIPPTDIDGVPVRLFRTVQAIPRAGFAGMSSPGLLRAVHREVRRFDMWHIHLARDLVTLPAAAMVRRAQAPYLVQCHGMIDESGNPLAVPLDAALTRPVLRDARRILSLTPREESDLQKVGGPNLVISRIPNGVPLSHPPTPGSSGRREALFLARLQKRKRPQFFVEAAVQIAHRSRDVEFTLIGPDEGEGRAVQDRINESGHADRIVWSGALPPEATLERMRSASVYVLPSVDEPFPMSVLEALSVGLPVIITDTCGLAPFVRAAEAGIVVDDSQESLTLALESLLSDEALARRMGDNGRELIERDFSIDSVAALLAGHYDDALSAAARS, from the coding sequence GTGCGCATAGCCCAAGTCGTCACCGTCGTCACGCCGGAAGGTGCCTACGGCGGCCCCGTACGAGTCGCCGTCAACCAAGCGAAGGCGCTGATCGCGCTGGGCCACGAGGTGACGATATTCGCCGGGACCCGCGGATTTCAGATTCCACCGACCGACATAGACGGTGTGCCTGTGCGTCTCTTCAGGACCGTCCAGGCCATTCCGCGTGCCGGTTTCGCCGGCATGTCTTCCCCCGGCTTGCTTCGGGCGGTTCACCGGGAGGTTCGGCGGTTCGACATGTGGCACATCCACCTGGCTCGGGACCTCGTGACCCTGCCGGCTGCCGCCATGGTGAGGCGCGCCCAGGCGCCGTACCTGGTGCAATGCCACGGCATGATTGATGAAAGCGGCAACCCACTGGCAGTGCCGCTTGACGCTGCACTGACTCGGCCGGTCTTGCGTGACGCCCGTCGAATCCTCTCGTTGACGCCCAGGGAAGAGTCTGACCTGCAGAAGGTCGGCGGCCCCAACCTGGTGATCAGCCGGATTCCGAACGGTGTTCCGCTCTCGCACCCACCGACCCCCGGCTCCTCGGGTCGCCGCGAGGCGCTTTTCCTCGCCCGCCTGCAGAAACGCAAGCGCCCTCAGTTTTTCGTTGAAGCGGCCGTGCAGATCGCCCATCGCTCCCGCGATGTGGAGTTCACCCTGATCGGACCCGATGAGGGCGAGGGCCGCGCAGTCCAGGACCGAATCAACGAGTCCGGCCACGCCGACCGCATCGTCTGGAGCGGTGCGCTTCCCCCCGAAGCGACCCTGGAGCGGATGCGCTCCGCCAGCGTCTATGTCTTACCGTCGGTCGATGAGCCGTTCCCGATGTCCGTGCTCGAGGCGCTCTCGGTGGGCCTCCCGGTCATCATCACCGACACCTGCGGGTTGGCGCCGTTCGTGCGGGCTGCCGAGGCCGGCATCGTGGTTGACGACAGCCAGGAGAGTCTCACGTTGGCGCTGGAGTCCCTCCTGAGCGATGAGGCCCTGGCGCGTCGCATGGGTGACAACGGCCGCGAGCTGATCGAACGGGACTTCTCGATCGACTCGGTGGCCGCCCTGCTGGCCGGGCACTACGACGACGCACTGTCGGCAGCCGCGCGCTCCTAG
- a CDS encoding glycosyltransferase family 4 protein, with translation MTRVDIPQPTVDAAESHALRVLVIGLNYTPETTGISPYTSALARGLAQRGIAVSALTAHPHYPEWKIHDGYGGWTSTEVIDAVPVTRLKHYVPASPGGVNRLVSELSFGLRLLFARWGRPDVVVMVSPALFSTAIGMLRARLSPNRPLVNVWVQDIYSLGITETGMGNGPVAKFITWVEKTTLKAAAGVVVIHDRFGEHLSRRLGVDPGNIEIVRNWTHLDPGAPTDVAATRARHGWADDETIVLHAGNMGVKQGLENVVHAARLADEQNSPVRFVLLGNGSQRDELQELGATIVRLQFIGSLDDAGFQDALSAADVLLVNEKPGVSEMAVPSKLTSYFNAARPVIGATDPDGLTASEIEAAEGGRIVAAGDPQALLEAALALGSDLDLARHLGANGFRYRTQVLGEAAAIDRFASWLRTLTARSGTRR, from the coding sequence GTGACCCGTGTCGATATCCCGCAGCCCACGGTCGATGCGGCCGAGAGCCATGCGCTCAGGGTGTTGGTGATCGGGCTGAACTACACCCCGGAGACCACCGGCATCTCGCCGTACACCAGCGCCCTTGCACGTGGCCTGGCGCAACGCGGCATTGCGGTGAGCGCGCTCACCGCCCACCCGCACTACCCGGAGTGGAAGATCCACGACGGGTACGGCGGCTGGACCAGCACGGAAGTCATCGACGCGGTGCCGGTCACCCGGTTGAAGCACTATGTGCCGGCCAGCCCCGGCGGGGTGAACCGGCTCGTGTCCGAGCTTTCCTTCGGCCTGCGCCTGCTCTTCGCGCGGTGGGGCCGGCCCGATGTGGTCGTCATGGTCTCGCCGGCGCTGTTCTCCACGGCGATCGGCATGCTGCGCGCCCGGCTGAGCCCAAACCGGCCCCTGGTCAACGTGTGGGTGCAGGACATCTACAGCCTCGGGATCACCGAGACCGGCATGGGAAATGGCCCTGTTGCGAAGTTCATCACCTGGGTGGAGAAGACGACCCTGAAGGCCGCCGCCGGGGTCGTTGTGATCCATGACAGGTTCGGCGAGCACCTCAGTCGTCGTCTCGGCGTCGACCCTGGGAACATCGAAATTGTCCGCAACTGGACCCACCTTGACCCGGGCGCGCCCACGGATGTCGCCGCCACCAGGGCCAGGCACGGCTGGGCCGATGACGAGACCATCGTGTTGCATGCCGGCAACATGGGGGTCAAGCAGGGTCTTGAGAACGTCGTGCATGCCGCCCGGCTCGCCGACGAACAGAACAGCCCGGTGCGCTTTGTGCTGCTGGGCAACGGGAGCCAGCGTGATGAGCTCCAGGAGCTTGGCGCGACGATCGTCCGGCTGCAGTTCATCGGGTCGCTCGACGACGCCGGCTTCCAGGACGCGCTCTCGGCCGCGGACGTGCTTCTCGTGAATGAGAAGCCCGGGGTGTCGGAGATGGCGGTACCCAGCAAGCTCACCTCATACTTCAACGCAGCCCGCCCGGTCATCGGGGCAACCGACCCGGACGGGCTCACCGCTAGCGAGATCGAAGCCGCGGAAGGGGGCCGGATAGTGGCTGCCGGAGACCCCCAGGCGCTCCTGGAGGCCGCACTCGCGCTAGGGTCCGACCTGGATCTGGCCCGACACCTGGGCGCGAACGGGTTCCGTTACCGCACACAGGTGCTCGGTGAGGCTGCGGCCATCGACCGGTTCGCGAGTTGGCTTCGCACCCTCACGGCGCGTAGCGGCACCCGTAGATGA